ACCAGTTCACCGGCCCGGATGGCCCCTAAGAAAGGTGCATGTAGTACGAGCAGTAGCACCAGCAGTGATGCTGTGGAAAGACAGCAACTCGAGCTGAACGCAGAACTGGACGTAAATAATACGCCCCGGGATGAAAGGCTTCGTATGGAAGACCGTGCACCAAACATTCACCGGACGGCAAATGGTACGGTGAACGCTTCACCAATAGGCGTAACAATTACATCGACAAACAGCTCAAGCGATCATTCACCACCGAACGGGCGCCGCACTGGTGATCATGTACGATCGGATACGATGCTTCTGCTGCCGTCCGGTTTGCGTCGGCGCAATGTAAACTGGGACCCAACCGTACCGGAACGCGGAACACGGCCAGGCACTTCCCTGCTAGAACCGGTTGTCGATGACGATGGGTTCGAAAGCTTAAATGGTAAAAGTTCCGGCGGTGAAGATAGTGTTGGGAATGTGTTTCTTCACGATCACAACCGTTACCGGAAAAGTCCGTTTGCAAACGACTGGCCGCCGAATGGTGCGTCCGGCACGAGCATAGAGTTTAAAGATCACCAGTCCGATTCCGATACGGATACGCTAAAAAATAGTGCTACCAGCTACAATGCTTCCACCATCATCCCGGAACTCGACGGACTGCTCGATCCACAGCGAAAGCAATGCATGGAAAAGGAGGTACTAAACATTGCTCAAAAGGATACGCACCAGCAGGAGAGGAAAGAGTGCAAGGAAACGGTACGGCAACGGCACACCAAGGACACAAGTAAGCAGCAACGGTGCGCACCGCTCGATGGTGCAAAGTTAAGCGGAACGGATGAAAAGCTAGGGACGAGCGGCAGCGACGATACGGACGAAGAGAACAACGAGTACGATTTGCATTCACCGTCGCCGCCACACATGCACCTACTTCACTCATCGCCACCGCTTCGCCATCAGCCGGTACCGGTACGGTCGTCGGCAGGCTCGTCCCCGTCACCGCACCATTTGCTTTACCTTCATCGCCATTCTGCCGTAGCCCAACCGACGGTCCATTCAGTTCATTCGCTTCATACGCATCAGCATCACTTTCACCATTCGCCCTCCGTACTGACCGAAGGTAATGGcacctgcacacacacacgtaggATGAAGCCTTTGTATGAAGTTGTTTAGTAGCAATTGACTAGCAAACGTTGATCTTTGGTAGGAAATTTGGAAACATGGTTATTTTACCCGACAGGACTGGTAGTAAATCTCACACCAGGACAATGACTATCCAACTGGGAGGTATACAGTGTCAAGGATAGCTTGACTCTGGCCAGTCCGTTGGTGTGCGTTATAAATGGCTCTGGatctacacgacaggatcggGTATCGTATCCCATCTGGATCGtgtccctccgtagcaaggactgactatccggctacaatgtaaaattaagtctagtaagccagaaatggctggcaTAACCTTTAGAGTTTGTTACTACAAGAAGAGAGAGTTAAGTTGATCCGTCCTGAGATCCTGAATGATGTAATTGGGCTTAATAACCCCAACGTTAATGACCCCAACCCCAAttgggcggtccggtggtgcatgtgataaacggcgccagtccacacggccggaccgggttaaaatcccatccggaccgttcccccgtagcaaggattgactatccggctacgtggtaaaataagtctagtaagccagaaatggccggcgtgacctgtgtaaggtcgttaagccaagaagaagaagaagaatcccAACGTTCATTGATGTGTAGAAATAAGCGGACAATCAATCATAGTTATATAGTACATTTAAGTTAACACGGCTTATATGGCTTATCTTGCATTAATGTTCACTGAGCAAGAACTAACCTTTGGCATAATTTCATCAACGCGGTTAAAAATCAACCAATTTTCTTCGTCCGTTTCTTTACACGACAAATATTTATCCGCATGGTTtgaacacaattttttttagagaACATGTTGTTACTCTTCAAAGTGTAATGGAATAAAATGCACGTGAAGAATGATTGAAGATCATCTATCTTTAAAGTCCTTGGGTACACACTCGGATCGGATACAAGTTTCTATAACAGACAACGGCACAACGATTTTCAAAACGAATAACGCCACCGTTCTCTACCATATTTGTAGGTGAAGAATGCAGCTACAGTTCCGAACTGGACCATTCCGATACGCAAAACGAACACTCGGACGATGATTACGAGCTGGAGGATGTACCGACGCTGATACTGAATCCGGCCTGCGGTGCGAACGATCGTGTCAGCTGCACCATATGGGAGGCACGGGAAGCGAAGAAGGCCGAAATGTCCGTGCTGGATATATCGTCTGCCATCATCGAGCGCGTCGAAGCGATGCCCGAATCGTGCGATTACGTTTACATCGGTGTCGTGCTAAGCGTGTTCCTATCGCTTGTGCCCGCCTTCTGCCGGCTGTGTGAAGCGACGGTCGATTCCACCAACTCGACCGAGGTAAACTTCTTCGACATGCCGGTCATCCTTTTCGAGAAGGCATCCTTCTCGCTGCTGGCCGTGCTGCGGTTCGCTTTCGGCGAAAGCTCTTGGGAACGGTTTGTGCTGGTGCTCGGATTTCTGTTACGGCTCGTGCTAACGTTTCTGGTGTTTTTCCTGCTCGCCGTAGCGGAGCGTACGTTTAAGCAGCGCTTTCTGTACGCGAAACTGTTTTCCCATCTGACATCGTCCCGGCGGGCCCAAAAGTCTGGTATACCGCACTTCCGGCTGAACAAGGTGCGCAACATTAAGACCTGGCTGTGCGTACGATCGTATCTGAAGCGACGCGGACCACAGAACTCGGTCGATGTGATTGTGTCGGCGGCATTCATTAtcacgttgctgctgcttgcctTTTTGAGTGTGGAATGGTTAAAGGATTCGGTGCATCTGCACTCCCAGTTCAATCTCGAGGCGCTCGCATGGTCATGTGCGTTTGGGACATTTTTGCTACGGTTCATGACGCTCGGTACGAAGATTAACAAAAAGTACAAGAGCGTTTCGGTGCTGATAACGGAACAGATAAATCTCTATGTTCAGGTTAGTTTAACGGCGATCGTTGTGACACGGAAGTGGTGAAGCtattgatcgttttttttttattttcagatCGAACAGAAACCAAATAAGAAAGACGAGCTGATGATATCGAACAATGTGTTAAAACTAGCAGCTGATCTCCTCAAGGTAAATTTGAAAAGCTTGGAGAAAACGTTCCAGCAAAGCAAAAGTACACATAAAtacttttatttactttacagGAGCTGGAATCTCCGTTCAAAATCTCCGGTCTCAGTGCAAATCCGTATCTCTACACCACCGTGAAGGTGGTCATACTGTCCGCCCTCTCCGGTGTGTTGAGTGAAATGTTAGGCTTCAAGCTAAAACttcacaaaattaaaattaagtaaatGGAGCAACATTAGATTTCCATTTTAAAAGAATGATTTCATCTGCCCGCCTCGTGTGTTTGGCAAACCCTTCAACGGACACGCTTGTAAGTGACTGTActaggttttttgttgttgttttttttccgaaGCATtatgtctgtgtgtatgtgttttggaACCGGTACGCGCCCGGTTGTGCAAAACatggtttaaaattaaatgctcCTCCATAGTTATGGAAGATACTCACCTTATACTACCTTTACCTGATGAATGGGGACTCGCACCTACCAAGCTATCCTCAAGCCTGCAGATTCTCAAGCCTCAAGATTTCTCTCGTTCCAACGTTCCGTAGCCGTAGGTTAATATGTAATGGAACATAGTAATAGTAGTGTAAGGAAGTTACTAGTAGCACACCTATAACCACATGGCAGCGAACTGCACTCGATAAGTATACAGGGTTAGTAAAAACCAAACTACATATAGAAACCATTGAAAGAATAGCATAAACGCACGATCCGTTGATCGGTAGTgtatagagagaaagagagagaggagggAGAGTTTGTACCGTCAATGATCATTGGCCGGTGCCGTGAAGTTAGCGTGAACTGAGATAAgtatagtttatttttatagcacagtaaacaaaaaaggaatgcaTGAATAGGAACAGGATTTTATGTGTGACAATGGTAGCAATGTGCAATTATGACGTTTATATAGAGAATGTAGCAGAACGCGTACGAgtgaaagcattaggaaaggATGTCGTTTTAAGATAAGCGTGTTCGTATTAAGATTGTGTATTTGCTAACTGTTTTAGACTGTGTGTAGaatgtgtgttgtgtgataGTGTGTTTCTGGTACGGAATCGGGAAAGCAGCAAAGTGGACGTAGCGTACGATGTTGTacttgcgttttgttttccagtCGTTAACtaggtgatgatgatgttccaCCAGCACTAcgtttgctatattttaacctcgaaaattaaaatcttaAACGTAGGACAATTGCGTGTTCCCTTTTGACTGGAGATGATTGACTCGAAAACAATCCGAAAAGGATATTATTGCTTTCCCAATAGTGGTGCGATCCATTACTGTTACACGTGACGTTAGTTCCCACCGTTTGGTGGTTGAGCAATCGTTCTTGATTACACCGGTGTGACGGATATAAAAAGGATGTCGGATGTTCAAATCGAACCACTCATTGCTGTAGTGTAGCGACTGTATAGGCGAGTGCCGCAAGCAGTATGAAGAACAAAGTGTCCATCAACTCGATCATCTCGATTATTGAGATGAACGTAAAGTTCTATCGGTTGGTCGGTTTGGCACCGTTCGAACTTAACACGAATCGGGTACGGCTATCGAAACCATTCTGCTGTGCGGTTGGCGGGTTCGTAACACTTTACTGGACGGCGATGGTATCGTCGATCGCGACCAGCAATCATGCGAACGATCGGATCTCGCGCATCTCCAACTACTTTCAACTAATTACCAACGCGATCATGCTGACGGCGATCCTTCTCACGCCGGCATTTAGATTGCGCAATTTTGCCGAAGTTACTCGCGCTTTGCGTAAGCTGGAGCTTGATCTGCAGAAGAATTCCATCGGAAGTAACTTTCGCCGAATGGCACGGTGGAACACTGGGATCATTTTGGGAACGCTAGgtgtgttgctgctggtgaccGGGTTTGATTGTTACGTGACGGTATTTCGTGGATCTATCCGGGTGGATTATTGGATCATCACGATCCTGCCCCAGTTTGTAAACGTGATCGCCGTCACGCAGGTcattctgttgctgctgtacaTTAATGGACGGTTCCGGATGCTTAATCAACTGCTAGAGGAAGAACAATATCCAGCGGTGGGAAGGTCGGGATATGAGAACTCGAGCCGACTTAACGTGGCGAGGGCGAACGATACGAAAAAGATGGTCCTGCATGTGATCGAAGTACATGGTTGTGGGATGGATGGAGCAGCGCTGAAGCATCTGCAGCTTGCGAAGGTTCTGTATCGGTACAATGATCTGTACGACATCTGTAAAATGCTGGATCGTTACTTCGGCTTACTGTTTCTGCTGACATTCACGTCGATCTTCATTGTGACGACGATACAACTGTACTATAGCTATACCATACTTTACTGGTTTACGGGTGAGAATGGATTTACCATCTGGTCGCTGATGGTGTGCCTCAACACGATCTCGATCAATCTCGGAGTGCTGCTAACGATCGTACTGTTGTGTGAGAAGATTTCGAACAAAACCAAGCACGCGAACGATCTGTTGGCTGATTTGCAGCTGCGTGGTTCACGTCATCTATCTTCGGAGGTAAGTGGACAGAGTTGGAGTCGATTGAGGACAAAATGTACACTTTTTCACTCCCTCGTTAGGAAGTCATTAAGCTGACGATACCATTTCAAGCACCGAACAAGGTGTTTAAGTTCTCAGCGATGGGATTTTTCCAGATTAATTGTAACATGCTATGTGGGGTAGGATATTTCGATATCGGTTTGTTGTGTAATATTGCTAACCTGGTGTCTCTTTTCCCGTACGCAGATGATTGGGGCAATCACGACGTATTTGGTAATCTACATTCAATTCTACATCTTGTACGCGGATGAGGTGAAAAAGTCAATGTTTGTGTCTCGTTTTCAGATTTGAATTTCAGTGGTATAGTAAATTCGCCATTTCTGGAAtgttgaatttcattttgtaGGCTGaatgtgaattttttgaaaGTAATATTTATTCTTCGTATGGTGTACAAGTTTCAATAAATAAGAACTTGGTCCGAAAGCtacttcttctattttcatgcCCTTGATTGCTTTTAAAAACCGCTTAGTTATGCAATGGCCGTTGAATACTTAGAGTGCGATCCAATTGCGTGATATGAGCAGggtaaaataaactatttgtTAAACAAATGTTGTGTTTTGAGATAGAAGCTAGTGTTCATTAAGTGAAAATCAATGCAAGAACAGACATGATGATTATGGCCacgctttttttcgttttatttttcatttcactttcgaCAGACCAGCACAATGCTGACTTCGGTGATGGTACGTGAATGGATTTAAGCACCTCTGCCAATTTATCATAGCGGATCTAGTAACTAAATTAGTAAGAATATGTTTCTCTTCACTTCAAAATGTATATGGCCCAATGGCAGACATATTGAATTAGTTTAATGGAGTTGAATATAAAGAGAACCTTACAAATGCAActctaaaaaataaacatcgcCGAAATGTTGACTTCAATGCGatgttttacaaataaatgaagcaaacaaaacgaaaaaataaaacacgtttCGTTTGAAGTGGATAAAACAATTGAATGTTACAAagttttgataattttaaattctttaatgATATTTACATAACAAAAACTGTTCGCAAACTTCCGCGTCACGAAACGTCATTATAACTTCGAACCGCATGTCCACGTGATTGACCAGCAGTGCAGTAACCAACTGTCAAACAGCGAAAAAGTGCAcacatacgaaaaaaaaaaacaacattcgttCTCCCTTCGCTGCGATCTCGTGTGTACGGCAGTGTGCAGGAATCGTGTGCGATTGTTTTCTGTCTTTTGCTGCATAGCCTAGAAATTCCCTACCCGCTACATCCGAATCCCCACAAAGCATAGTTAGAGCGAATCTGGAGAATCCAGAAATCCCGTGCCCTTCCGTGTGTTGTTTGCGTGCGAACAAGAAGCTGTCCGTGGGAAAGTGCTACGTTGCGCCTTCGAAAATTGTTTGCGAAGCTACCGTACAACCATCAGCAACTTGTGACACCACTCCCGAGGAATTGTTGTTTGCCCGTGCAGAAACAATCGTTTTATCGTACGAAAACGTTGCTGTGAGGAAAGGTTTCACGTTCATTTCGGTGTGGAAAGCCAACCACACTGTTCGCGGTAGTAGAGTGTTTGATACCACTAGAGCGCAGTTTGCCATCGCAGTCTCACCCCCACTCACAAATCAAgtgtcctcatttttcagcccCGAGTAATTATCGATACGTCAACAACGGTGGACAAACGGTGATTTCGCTCTGTTGGTTCACTGAAAGTTAAACTTCTCTGCCCGTGATCTAAGGTGCGGTCTTCATCGCCATCTAACGTAACTCCCACGAACGCTAACAGCTGTCCGGTGCCAGCGGGAGTTCCCAGCCATCGCAGCGCACCCATCAAACGAATCATCAGTTTGCGAAGTCGGGCACACACAGTGGAGACGATTCGTGCGTTGGTGGTGAACGTGCTTCGGAAACTGTAACCggaccaacaaacaaacgattcaGCCGGGAATCGTTAGCCTACAGCGGACGCCTTCCGGACGATACATTTAGGGCCTTACGTCGTGTGATCAATTGACTGGTCTCATCATCATTTCGGACGCTAGGCGTAGGTTTTGCACGGTGTGCGGTCTCGCGTGCGATTGATTATTGGCTAGCGTGTGTGCTTTGAGTTCGTGATTGAATTTTATCGGCCTCGGCGCGGCGGAATCAGATCACGTATCAAGGGGGGTGTAGAgtgagttgaagaaaaaaaaacaaaacaaaccttccCCATCCCCACAAAACAATGTCGAACGCACAGGAGGAAGAGCAACACCTGCGGGAATGTGAATCGTACATCCAGACGCACCGGATTCAGCGATTGCTGAAGGATTGCATTGCGCAGCTGTGCGTGTCCCGGCCGGACAATCCGATCGTATTTCTGCGGCAGTACTTCCAGAAGCTGGAACGGGTAAGTGGCATTTGGCAGTTTTCCATAACACACTAGTAACGCGTTTAGTATGCAGATTGGAAAATCTGTAAACAATTTCTATAGATAGGGGTTGTTCTTAGACGATCACTGTCTGCCTGTTTCTtgagtttatttgtttacctttttctaCCACATAATTTAGAACTAAATTCTTAATGCATTGTATGACATAATGTTGCATTTAAATCTCAAATTACACAACCGACacttgtttttcgtttgatcagtatgtttgaatttgtttgcaataCGATTAACTAATGAAGATGGATATTTGTACGCTTTACCCAATTAAAATAAGATTTCAAGTGAACGTACACATTTTAATTTAGAAACCgtttttaaacttaaattttatttagagGTGAAGGGTACGCTTTTCAAAATGATTTGTTGATGATCTAAATCTTTTGGTACTAGTTTTACTTTCTTACGCTTCATACTCAAACCAAAATGTGCTAAGTTGATTCAGAAGAGATATTTAAAGCACCTACAAACTCTCTAATGCCAACACGTCGATTTTCAAGCCTTCAATTTCCTGAACTTTTTCAATGTTATCATCAATGTAACGGAAGTCGATGAACTACCCGCACTGGGAAAATGTTAAGCGATTTCACGACCTTCTTCGAATGCATTGTGCCGCCTTAATTTGTTCGGGACAGAATagatcacccaaaaaaaaggctctACAACATTATGCAACGATTCCAAAGCAGGGCTATcattgcaaaacacaaaatgttcaaacaaACACGTTGCTCAATTCGGTTCTCCATAGTTATAAATCGTTAAAATACTTTGCCGCGAAGTAAACAAACAGCTGTCAAACGCATATTAGTTGACAGACGATACTTATATTTGACACAAATGATGCATAATTTTACTATTGCCTTCTACCGGTTCGGATGAGTTTTGATCAGATATAGGTCAGATCAGATAGTGAAGAACTCTGCAAAATTGTTGTTGGCTAGGAGTCGCCTGAAGATTTACATTTACTTCTTCCGCTCCATGACAGCCCAACAATTCAatgtagtttttcttttactttgcgTAAAATTATGACATTAGATTCATATCGATTCGCCATATTGAAACTTCacagttttaataatttttttatcgtaACCTACCTTCTCGTCGAACCTAaaaatttttgtgtattaaatttcaaatgctTTGCTTCTCTTACTTTTGCAATCCTATCAGGATTTGATCTACGATCTTCGGTGTAGCACAAGACCAAGATGCCCACTTGAACCACGTGATCTTTATTTTTAGTTAAAGCtggtttattataattttaaaaaccgTTATTCTTTAAATCAAAGTTCCCAGTTGATATCAGatggtattttattttgctaagtTCCAATGCTATTtcattagaataaaaaaaattgtgttaaaattttatgtGAAATCTAGCACAAGAAGTAAGCTTCAAAGTTATTGAAGCCCTACCTTAATTAATGGATTCTATATTGCTTTAATTTGTGATAAATCAACACTATCCAAATGACAAGTGACTAAAagtaaattttccaaatggGTTAGAAAGTTTCATGCCGTTCGTATTCATATTTTACGGTTTAATTTACgggattaatttttttttgcaagaactTCAACGTATTCGTtaaatttgttccattttgttctaTTTCGTTCCCCGCAGAGCTCAGTTTTGTTCTAGAAAGCACTAGCAgacggttttgtttgtgtcctCTTTCAATTTTGCAATATATTAATCATTCTACTGTTGGGgcagagcaaaacaaacaaaaaaaaaaacaacattgctACGAGTTTCCCCTTTGTGCGAAATCTCACGGCGATCAAGTAGGTCCGGTGAGTTTGATGAtgaatgatgctgctgctgctggtgctgctgtacGTATGTACGTACCGCGCCTGTCCTCCGCGAGATAGTTGTGACCTTGTGCATTACGTCGCCAAGCAACGACTGCATGTTGTATCGGGCGGTACCGAGTGGACAGAAGCCATCAAACAGGCGGCAGGAAGTGGTGTTTACCCTCGCGCAACGATTGTGCATGTAATTGTACGATTGGGAGGGAGTTGGAGGATGGTTGTTGTATGCAAAGTAAGTGGAAAACAAGAGATTCACGCTCGTGTTTGTGGCTGCTGTTGGTGTGATTACTGGTGATCGTAATTGTCGACGAGAAACTGCATCATGGTTGGGGTAGGACACACCAGCTAACACACCGTACGAGcgggtgaaaaaaagaaggtccGACATGATTGTCGATCGCGATGGTCATGATCGTGATCGATCACATACATATATTCCGGTTGCCCGGTCGTATGGTTGTTGAAAGGTGAGAATTAGTTGTGCAAAATAAGGATATGTCCCTTTCTGACTTTGAGAATGATAGCAAGCAGGAGATCTATTCTcataaattgttattttgtacaaaaactaataaaaaatcgtCTCTTAACAGTAGCATAAGTTTATGGGAATTTTACGGGTTAGCTATCTTTAAGtggagaaaggcaagtttttttttgcttgtttaatATCTCACCATTATCATCCTCAAGCAATGTCACTTCCACCGGAAAGAGTTCTACAAGAGTGTGCACTTTTCGAACGCTTTCACAATCGTTCACAGGCGCAATCAAACGATCAGGGAGCCTGATGCTATCAAGATTGCAGTTCTGTACAATGTCGTTACGATGCAGACAAGATAGAACTGAttgatggtttgttttatttttgtggtaaaaaatggttaaaatgtGTAAACGCCGAAACAACTTCCGCAGATAAATACATTTTGTAAGGtgcaaagaaacaataaatttgGCGCGACTTGGTTCGTATTTGTTTGAACAGTGCAGGAAGGAACGTGGACAACTCGTAGGATCTGTGGTaacaaaagtttttaattttttcgagTCGTTCTCTTGTTTGATTAAAGACGGCTGACGGTGTAatatgtagatttttttttagtgaatgctttaatttttcgtttttggtttATCGTTGCAAACTTgagtttaaaagaaaactaaaattattttgacGCCCTAATAATTTGCCGTAACTGATTTTGCAGTTAATATTGACTCTGTCATTTCCGAACTGTACGGATGCTCAGACACCCGTATAATCGATGTTGCACTATAATTTTtggaattaacaaaaaaaggtaaactttCTCATATATTGCATATCACTATATCTGGCTAGGCTAGGCATGTCCATTTGAAGGTATAATCACTCTAGAGTaagtaaaaaagaatgaaaaagaacTCAAAAATGCACACGTTTTACAGGACCCTTTCCttacaaacataaaaccatCATATTCGAAACATTaagggaaatttaaaaaaaagatatgtaAATATGTGGCGTTATAAAAATAGCAGGTTATTTACCTTTTAATTGCTAACAAATTGattgaagttttaaaaaagttggaaaagcgatttttgagtgaaaatttgCTACAATGTTGCTCAAcagaaatcattttaaaaatggaatCATCTATGACAGGTGCTAGAAAGTTGTTTAAAGAATATTTGATGAACGTTTAAATCGATCAATCAATTCTCAGATCCCCAAAAAATTCTGCATAGCGATTTGCAAAAAGACAACagattttcttaaaattttaggTTCTAGAAAAGCTACTATTACCGAATAAAAACTACATATACATCGATTTTATCGAACGTATTGACTATATGTATATACCCCTTAAAATGAAAGTTGCAACACG
The DNA window shown above is from Anopheles funestus chromosome 3RL, idAnoFuneDA-416_04, whole genome shotgun sequence and carries:
- the LOC125771946 gene encoding protein phtf isoform X1, whose translation is MRLDALVAWYQKKIGTYDKQQWEKTIEQKILAGISHLPLKNTKLKTELIDVDLVRGSTFPKAKSKLSILTVLYLAALRFLLLPVYARWWVQQTSPGVFLLLLMLYLLQMLNLGVYSYCARSVSGSSESEPKLTTEPVDHIVTISDFLIPLALSLLLSVIHSQIVATASNSNGSSLFSCGKLSQKCFSHGSAGSATPGAASTGTGPSMTVPAGIGTLSKKQREQRIRRKRRVRAHSETAQSASGRVPSDDRDRKKAFASVGGSKSATSSPARMAPKKGACSTSSSTSSDAVERQQLELNAELDVNNTPRDERLRMEDRAPNIHRTANGTVNASPIGVTITSTNSSSDHSPPNGRRTGDHVRSDTMLLLPSGLRRRNVNWDPTVPERGTRPGTSLLEPVVDDDGFESLNGKSSGGEDSVGNVFLHDHNRYRKSPFANDWPPNGASGTSIEFKDHQSDSDTDTLKNSATSYNASTIIPELDGLLDPQRKQCMEKEVLNIAQKDTHQQERKECKETVRQRHTKDTSKQQRCAPLDGAKLSGTDEKLGTSGSDDTDEENNEYDLHSPSPPHMHLLHSSPPLRHQPVPVRSSAGSSPSPHHLLYLHRHSAVAQPTVHSVHSLHTHQHHFHHSPSVLTEGEECSYSSELDHSDTQNEHSDDDYELEDVPTLILNPACGANDRVSCTIWEAREAKKAEMSVLDISSAIIERVEAMPESCDYVYIGVVLSVFLSLVPAFCRLCEATVDSTNSTEVNFFDMPVILFEKASFSLLAVLRFAFGESSWERFVLVLGFLLRLVLTFLVFFLLAVAERTFKQRFLYAKLFSHLTSSRRAQKSGIPHFRLNKVRNIKTWLCVRSYLKRRGPQNSVDVIVSAAFIITLLLLAFLSVEWLKDSVHLHSQFNLEALAWSCAFGTFLLRFMTLGTKINKKYKSVSVLITEQINLYVQIEQKPNKKDELMISNNVLKLAADLLKELESPFKISGLSANPYLYTTVKVVILSALSGVLSEMLGFKLKLHKIKIK
- the LOC125771983 gene encoding uncharacterized protein LOC125771983 isoform X1: MKNKVSINSIISIIEMNVKFYRLVGLAPFELNTNRVRLSKPFCCAVGGFVTLYWTAMVSSIATSNHANDRISRISNYFQLITNAIMLTAILLTPAFRLRNFAEVTRALRKLELDLQKNSIGSNFRRMARWNTGIILGTLGVLLLVTGFDCYVTVFRGSIRVDYWIITILPQFVNVIAVTQVILLLLYINGRFRMLNQLLEEEQYPAVGRSGYENSSRLNVARANDTKKMVLHVIEVHGCGMDGAALKHLQLAKVLYRYNDLYDICKMLDRYFGLLFLLTFTSIFIVTTIQLYYSYTILYWFTGENGFTIWSLMVCLNTISINLGVLLTIVLLCEKISNKTKHANDLLADLQLRGSRHLSSEEVIKLTIPFQAPNKVFKFSAMGFFQINCNMLCGVGYFDIGLLCNIANLVSLFPYADDWGNHDVFGNLHSILHLVRG
- the LOC125771946 gene encoding protein phtf isoform X2 — translated: MRLDALVAWYQKKIGTYDKQQWEKTIEQKILAGISHLPLKNTKLKTELIDVDLVRGSTFPKAKSKLSILTVLYLAALRFLLLPVYARWWVQQTSPGVFLLLLMLYLLQMLNLGVYSYCARSVSGSSESEPKLTTEPVDHIVTISDFLIPLALSLLLSVIHSQIVATASNSNGSSLFSCGKLSQKCFSHGSAGSATPGAASTGTGPSMTVPAGIGTLSKKQREQRIRRKRRVRAHSETAQSASGRVPSDDRDRKKAFASVGGSKSATSSPARMAPKKGACSTSSSTSSDAVERQQLELNAELDVNNTPRDERLRMEDRAPNIHRTANGTVNASPIGVTITSTNSSSDHSPPNGRRTGDHVRSDTMLLLPSGLRRRNVNWDPTVPERGTRPGTSLLEPVVDDDGFESLNGKSSGGEDSVGNVFLHDHNRYRKSPFANDWPPNGASGTSIEFKDHQSDSDTDTLKNSATSYNASTIIPELDGLLDPQRKQCMEKEVLNIAQKDTHQQERKECKETVRQRHTKDTSEECSYSSELDHSDTQNEHSDDDYELEDVPTLILNPACGANDRVSCTIWEAREAKKAEMSVLDISSAIIERVEAMPESCDYVYIGVVLSVFLSLVPAFCRLCEATVDSTNSTEVNFFDMPVILFEKASFSLLAVLRFAFGESSWERFVLVLGFLLRLVLTFLVFFLLAVAERTFKQRFLYAKLFSHLTSSRRAQKSGIPHFRLNKVRNIKTWLCVRSYLKRRGPQNSVDVIVSAAFIITLLLLAFLSVEWLKDSVHLHSQFNLEALAWSCAFGTFLLRFMTLGTKINKKYKSVSVLITEQINLYVQIEQKPNKKDELMISNNVLKLAADLLKELESPFKISGLSANPYLYTTVKVVILSALSGVLSEMLGFKLKLHKIKIK
- the LOC125771983 gene encoding putative gustatory receptor 2a isoform X2 codes for the protein MKNKVSINSIISIIEMNVKFYRLVGLAPFELNTNRVRLSKPFCCAVGGFVTLYWTAMVSSIATSNHANDRISRISNYFQLITNAIMLTAILLTPAFRLRNFAEVTRALRKLELDLQKNSIGSNFRRMARWNTGIILGTLGVLLLVTGFDCYVTVFRGSIRVDYWIITILPQFVNVIAVTQVILLLLYINGRFRMLNQLLEEEQYPAVGRSGYENSSRLNVARANDTKKMVLHVIEVHGCGMDGAALKHLQLAKVLYRYNDLYDICKMLDRYFGLLFLLTFTSIFIVTTIQLYYSYTILYWFTGENGFTIWSLMVCLNTISINLGVLLTIVLLCEKISNKTKHANDLLADLQLRGSRHLSSEEVIKLTIPFQAPNKVFKFSAMGFFQINCNMLCGMIGAITTYLVIYIQFYILYADEVKKSMFVSRFQI